The genomic region AAATTCCATCGGGCAGTCGCCGACGAACCGTTGCTTCCTCAATCCAGGGGTGCTGCCGCACGCTCTCTGCACAATCTGCAAGGTCGATGTCGAAAACCGGGATGCCCACTTTCAAATCCGCATAAGCCAGAACTTCATGCTCCGCTACACGCTGAATCCCAGCGACCTCGATGTTCTTCACCAAAAGGCTGTCGCTTTGTTGAAAATGTTGCCAGCCGGTGTAGCCAGCAAAGGTGAGACCGCAAACCAACGCAAAAGAGCCCGTCCACACCACGGCAGTTTTTGTGAACTGCCAGAGTGCTCCCAGGTTCAAAGCGGATGTATTCTTCCGCCCCTGCTTCACACGTCGGTTGCGCGGCCGACGGCTTGCTGGTTTTACCCTTCTACTTTTCAAAGCCCCTCCAGGCTTATGCAGTACCCACTTCGTGGGCACGATTGCCACCTCTATGAAACTAGACTTTTCTCAATTTGGCCAAAATTTCGCTTAATAAAATCATTATTTACGAGACATCCGACACTATAATCACCTATCGAAAAGTTTATTCATCTTCTTTTTTAAAAACGTTCTTTTTTAGCTCTTCTAAAAGCATTTCACCGGCTTGATAGATATTTCCTGCACCGCAGGTAATCACCAAGTCGCCAGGTTGAACACGTTCCTGTAGAGCTTTTCCTGCATCTGCAACTGAGCCCACCCAGCTTACGTCATGGTGCCCATGGGCTCGAATGACGTCCGCCAACGCAGAGGCTGTTACACCTTCAATCGGGTCTTCACTTGCCGCATAGATATCCGTGAGCAAGAGCACATCTGAAGCGTTGAAGCAGGTCGCAAAATCATCCATCAGATTCTGCGTTCTACTGTAGCGGTGGGGTTGAAAAGCCACGACGACGCGGCGGTCAAACGCCTCTCGCGCAGCGCCAAGGGTGGCTCTAAGTTCTTCTGGGTGGTGTGCATAGTCATCAACCACCTCAATCCCGCCAACCTCACCTTTGGACTCAAAGCGCCGTCCAATGCCCTCAAACGTACCAAGTGCTCGAATGGAAACGGCAAAGTCGACACCGACTTCATCCGCCACGGCAATTGCAGCCAATGCATTTTGTACATTGTGCTGACCAATCATATTCAATGTTACGCGTCCCATGGCCTCGCCATGAGCCACCACATCAAATGAGACCTGGCCGTTGACCGTCTCGAGGTTCGAAGCACAATAATCAGCTTGAGGAGATAATCCGTAGGTTAGGTAGCGTTTTTCGATGCGCGGCAAGGAAGCTTGAACCGTTGGATGGTCCAAACACACCACTGAACATCCATAAAACGGGACCTTGTTTACGAAATCGACGAAGGCATCAACAATCTCAGGTAAACCTCCGGACCAGTGGTCCAAGTGCTCGGGATCGATATTCGTTACAACCGCGATGGTTGGCATCAACTTCAAGAAGGAGCCATCACTCTCGTCGGCTTCTGCTACCAGGTATTCGCCTTCGCCCAGCCGCGCATTCGATGAAATCGACTTCAGCCTGCCACCGATAACCACAGTGGGATCAATACCGCCCTCGCCTAAAATCGTAGCGCACAAACTCGTGGTCGTGGTTTTGCCGTGAGTACCCGCAACAGCGATGCCATATTTCATTCGCATCAGCTCCGCTAGCATTTCAGCTCGTCGGATTACAGGGATACCAATCCGGCGGGCTTCTTTCACCTCTGGATTATCGGCGCGAACTGCGGTGGAGGTGACGACAACGTCACACTCGGAGACATTTTCAGCTGCGTGGTCTTGATGAATCACAGCGCCCATTGAAGTTAAACGCTCAGTCACTGAAGATTTTCGCATATCAGAACCGTGAATTTCATAGCCCAAGTTCAGGAGAACTTCGGCAATACCACTCATCCCAATTCCGCCAATACCAACAAAATGGAGCCGATGGGCACGTCCTCTAAACATGCTTAATCTCCTCTTTCAAAGCATCAAAAATCTGTGAGACGGCATCTGGACGACCTGCATCGAAACTTGCCTGAGCCATGGTTTTTAACTTGTCTGAATCTGCGAGAAATCCCTTGAGAAGCTCTAAAATCTTCTGAGCCGAAAGTTCGGTTTGAGGTAAATGCAGCGCAGCACCCTGGTTTTCTAGTTCCAACGCATTCGCCGTTTGATGGTCATCAACTGCAAACGGAAAAGGTACAAGAATCGAGGGACGTCCGACCACGGTAAGCTCTGCGATGGTCGTGGCGCCTGCACGGCAAATCACCAAGTCGGCGGCCTCATACTCAGTCGCCATATCATCAATGAATTGACGGGCCTCGATTCGCTCAATACCAAGCGTTTTATAGTGTTCCTTAACTCGCTCATAATCCAAGCGGCCAGTTTGGTGGACAATGCGAACGTTTAAGCCCTCTTGGTCTAATACCGGAGCCAACTCCATCATCGCTTCATTTAGAGCTCGTGCGCCTTGTGAACCTCCAAAAAGAAGGATCTGCGGAGTTTCGCTCAAGGTGTAGCCGGTATCACGGACACGGAGTAAATCTGAACGAACTGGATTTCCTAAGACCCGAACCTTCTCCGGAGAGAAACCTTTTACCGGAAGCGCGGAGATAACTCGGTGGGCAACTTTACCCAATATTCGATTCGTAACACCTGGAACGGCATTTTGCTCCATCACAATACACGGCACACCGAGTATCCGGGCCGCCAAAACTGCAGGACCTGCGGCATAGCCGCCACAAGAAACCGCAACATCTGGCCGAAACCGAGCGACGACCCAAAACGCCTGCACCATCGCCACCGGCAATCGCATGAGACCTAAAAGTCTTTCTTTCAAACCTTTGCTTCGTAAACCACTCACGGGAATCAGCCGCAGATCAAACCCAGCTTTGGGGACTGCATGTTTTTCGATGCCCCGGGGAGAACCTACAAATACAATGCGCGCATTGGGGTCTCGTCGCCGAACCTCTTGGGCCAGCGCGATTCCAGGAAATAGGTGGCCACCGGTACCGCCGCCGGCAATCAACACATCCATCACGCGTGTTCTCCACCGATGTCGTGGCCATCTTGAGTTTCCAGGTGAATTCTTAAAAGAACTCCCACACAAACAAGCGCCATCAACATATTGGAACCACCTGAACTCATAAATGGTAACGGGAGACCCTTTGTAGGAACCAACCCAGTCACCACTGCCAAATTAAACAACATCGGGATTGCCAGCATCGCCGTAATACCCGTTGCCAGGAAAACCCGGAACAGATCTGGTGCCTTCATAGCAATTCGAACGGAGCGGAATACCAGAATTGAAAAGGCTGTGACAAAGAAAACCACACCAATAAGGCCCAATTCTTCGGCTAAAATTGCGAAAATAAAGTCGGTATGTGCTTCTGGTAAGAAAAAGAGCTGTTTCTTACCCTGACCAAGTCCTAAACCGGTCAGTCCTCCAGAGCCAATCGAAATCAATGCCTCTGTTAATTGGTAGCCTTCGTCTGATCGATGAGCCCAAGGATCGATAAATCCCATCACCCGGCGTAGCCGGTAGTGTGTTCCCATAATCAGATGGTAAACAATGGGAGCAATGGCCAAGGTCACCATGGCCACGACCCGTATTTTTAAGCCCGCCACCAGCAACATAGTCAAAAGAACCATTTCTATTACAAAAGCGGTGCCCAAATCGGGTTCAAAATAAATCAAGGCGATGGGAATCTGAGCGAAAAGAAAAGGAACGATTAAGCTTTTTGTATCTGTGTCACCGCGGGCTGCTCGGCGAGAGCAAACGACTGCGAATAAAATAACCAATGCTACCTTCGCAAACTCAGATGGCTGAAATCTAGCTAAACCCAAATCAAGCCAGCGGCGGGCACCGCCAACTTTGACGCCTATTCCGGGAATCAAAACGATTGCACAAAGTACAACCGCAAAAAGTGCGAACCAACCCGCTCGGCGCGAGAAAATATGAGTGGGAACGCGCAGCACAAGAGCAATACCCCCCAGTCCCAACGTGCACCACATCAACTGGCGACGGATAAAGAACTCGGGATCTCCGAAAGATTTTGCTGCATGGGCGGAGCTGCTGGAGTAAACCATGACCAAGCCCAGTGTTAAGAGAGCAATCACGGAGCCGCATAACCAAAGATCGATCTTGGGTGCTTCTTTCAACTTCAACTGCTGACTCATCGCGCTGCCCCTTCGCCCAGAGCAAGAACAGCTTGTTTAAAAACCTGTCCTCGCACGGTGTAATTGGGAAATTCATCAAAACTAGAACAAGCTGGCGCAAGCACCACGGTTGTTCCCTCTGTACAACCGGTCAAGGATCCCGCAACTGCTTCTAGCATCGTTGTGCATTGCCTCGTATCTAACGGCTCTTTGGAAAATCGTTCGTAAATCTCATCGCCGGCTTCACCAAAAGCTATCACCTGAGTCACTTTGTCTTTGCTCGCCTGAACCAGGGCTTCATACCCGCCGCCCTTGCTGCGACCGCCGGCCAGTAACACGACCGGAGCCGGCAAGGCTCTTAACGCAACCGCCGCAGCTTCATCGTTGGTCGCCTTGGAGTCATTGATAAAGCGCACTCCATCTACTTCGCGAACCCACTCAAGCCGGTGCTCAAGGCCACCAAAACCCCGATAACCCTTAAGGATGCCGGACCAATTGTGGTCGGCGAGACCCAAGCCATCTACCGCGAGGAACGCAGCCAAAGCATTTTCTCGGTTATGCCTGCCAAAGAGTTTTTCGTGCTCAAGGTTGAGATTCAGTTCTGAGCTAAGTTTACCACTGCCTTGGGCGGTATCGTTGTTTAAGTAGAGGCCATCTCGATTGCTCAAATCTGCGCCGGTTGAAAACCAACGAACTTGAGCAGCTGTATTTTGAGCCATCTTTTCGACCCGAGTATCATCTGCACTTAAAACGGCGACCTGCTCATCTGTTTGACTGGCCAAGATATTGGCTTTCGTTAATGCATAGTCTTCTAAATCGTCATATCGCTCGCCATGGTCTGGCGTCACATTGAGGACAACGGATACATCAGGCCGGTAACGGTACGCCGTTTCAAGTTGGAAACTCGACAACTCAAGGACCAACACATCAACCGACTCTCCACTGGCGGCAAACCGGCTTAATGGATCACCGAGGTTACCGCCCACAAAAACGCTGTAACCCAAGCCCTCGATCAGACGACCGATCAATGCCGTGGTGGTGCTTTTTCCATTGGTCCCAGTAATGGCAACAACCTTCGCTCCCAAGTTACCTACCAACTCAAGTTCGCCGAAAACTGGTCGTCCAGATGCTCGAACCGCTTGGACCGCTGGTTGCTCTGGATGCGCTCCTGGTGAAATAACCAAAGCCTCCACATCGTCAAACGTGCTTTCAGACATTGAGCCCAAACGAAGCGTCAGATTTGGACTGAGATTTTCATCCTGCCCAAGCTCTGTTCTCAGGTCCGCGGCTACAACATTTGCGCCCTGCTTGACGAGGTAATGAGCCATGGCCCTCCCGGCGACACCAAGCCCCAGTAGACCGATGCGCCTACCAGGCAATGAGCCGAGTATCTCGTCGAGCTTTGCAAGCTCGCTATTGGAGGGCTTCCATAAACTCATCGTAGTTTCAGTGTTACCAATCCAACCAAGGCAAGGATAATTGAAGCAATCCAAAAGCGAACAATGATTTTCGGTTCTGCCCAGCCTTTGAGTTCAAAGTGGTGATGAATTGGCGCCATTCGAAAAACGCGTTTTCCGGTAAGCTTAAAGCTGGCCACCTGAGTGATGACACTCAACACTTCCACCAAAAATACACCGTGGATAATCGCACTTAAGAATTCATTCTTCGTTAAAACCGCGATGGCTCCGAGTGCCCCTCCAAGGGCCAATGAACCAACATCACCCATGAATACCGAGGCTGGAAATGTGTTGAACCACAGAAAACCGATGCCTGCTCCGGCAATGGCCGCGCACAAAATCGCCAGCTCACCCATACCTTCGATATGAACCAAGTTGAGATAATCAGCTGCGTTGAACTCAACGTAGGTTCCGCCGGCATTCACACCCAAAACCAAACCTGCAATATAGGCCAAGATCATGAAGGTTGATGCGCTCACGACTGTTGGACCGATGGCCAGTCCATCCAATCCATCGGTGAGGTTCACCGCGTGGGAGGTACCCATGACGACCAAGAATGCGAATGGGACATAAAGCCAGCCAATATCAGGGTTAAATAGTTTTACCGAAACAAAAGGAAGTGAAACCGTGGTATCAAGTTCGATGGGTGTTCCAAAATACCCCGCACGCGCAGCCATTAAAAAAGCTGTCAGTCCACCTAATACAAAAACTTGATAGAGAAGTTTCTTGCGCCCCGGTAGACCCTTGGAGTCTTTCTTTTTTACCTTGCGATAATCATCGATGAACCCGATGGCTCCAAAGCCAGCAGTGACCAATAAAACAGCCCAAACAAAAATGTTACTCAAATCAGCCCAGAGTAAAGTGCTGACCATCAAGGTGATTAAAATAAAAACACCACCCATCGTAGGAGTGCCTCGTTTAACCTGGTGCTGTTCCGGCGTGTCCTCTCGAACATTGCTGACGCCGTGTTGCTGCGATCTCAAAAATTCAATGAAGCGCGGAAATAACCAAAGCATCAAGACCAGAGCCGTGAGCGCAGCCGCAGGGATTCTAAACGAAGGGTATCGAAAAACTCGAAAAGGCCCAATGACATCGGCCCATGCTGTGAATAGATGATATAACATCAGTTAGTCATTTCCGTATCTAACGCATCAAAAACGCGTTCCATTCGCATTCCTCGCGAACCTTTAACCAGCAACCACTCGCCATCTTTCAGCGATTGAGTGAGGTGACCAGTGAGGTCATTCATTTCTTCGAATGCATATCCACGAGCACCGGCTTCTTGAGCACCGGCAGCTAAATCTTTTGCCCAAGGCCCTAAAGCAAATACTTCATCAATTCCTGATTTCGCCGCATTTTCGCCAACTTGAAAATGCAAGACCGCTGCTTCATCACCAAGCTCAAACATGGAGCCTAGAGCCGCCAATCGGCGGTTACTTCCCGCGAGAACTTCCATGGTCTTGAAAGCCGCAGACATCGATGCTGGGTTTGCATTGTAGGAATCATCGATCATATTTCGGCCAGACTGCATAAACACTCGGCACCGACCACCAGGAACCGCTACTCCCGAGAGGCCGGCCTGGATAGACGCTGGCCGGGAGCCAAGGGCAAGGGCAACTGAAACCGCCGCTGCAATATTGGAAGCCTGATGAACGCCAAAGAGTGGAACCGGGAAATCAAAACCATGGCCCTGAATACTCAACCGTACAATACAGCCTGTTTTCGTACTGATGTATTCTAGAATTCTCACATCTGCAGATCGGCCTTTTCCGAAAGTAAGGCGAGGGCGAGTTCCCAGTAAAGGCAGGCAAACAGAGCAAATCATCGGGTCATCTAAATTCACCACGCCCACAGCGTTGGGAGGTAAGTTTGCAAAAAGCTCACCTTTGGCGCGCGCCACGCCTTCGATGCTTCCGAGTCCCTCAAGATGTGCGCCCGCTACATTTGTGATCACTGCCACATCAGGCGCTGCTATCTGAGTTAACCGCTCTATCTCACCCGGAATGTTCATGCCCATTTCGACCACTGCGGCCCAGGCATCATTCTTCCAGTCGAGAATTGTTTTTGGAACGCCAATGAGATTGTTGAAGTTACCGGCAGTTTTGTGAACGGGCCCTCGAGAATTTAATGCCGCCGCCATCAGCTCTTTCGTCGTTGTCTTACCATTGGAGCCGGTAACCGCCGCAACAGGACGAGCCATTTGTCGTCGGTGGAAAGCAGCAAGCTCCCCGTAACCAAAGAGTGTGTCATCAACGACCAAAGCCGGAACGGGAGAACCCTCTAAACTGTGCACAGCATCTGCACCTTGCTTATCAACCATCAAAGCGAGGCAGTTGGAATCGAGAGCTTTTTGGAGAAATTCGTGACCATCGAAATTTTCGCCCCGAAGGGCAACAAACAAACTTCGTGGTGGTAGGGACCGGGTGTCGGTCCCTACCGATTCAATGTGGGCTGGGAGCCCCCCTCCACGAAGTTCTGCTTGAGTCGCTCGCGCAAGCTCATCAAGCAGCCATTGATTTGTTTCGATTGTTTCTTGCATAGTCAATGTATCGTTTCGCAACAGTCAATAACAGAGTTAATTACTTACTTCACTCTTCTTTTTATCAGTCTCTGTACGAGACATCTCTCTTACGTACTTTTTATCGAGCAGCCCTTGAGGCGCTACGAGGTTACGGGTTCTAAATTTCTCTTGTTTCGTTTTGATACTCGCCTGAATACGAAAATGCTCAGGCGCTATATACCATGGCTTACTCATAATAGGAGCCCCCCTCCCTTATGTAACCGCTTAAAGAAAAAGTTTATTCCCGTGCTTTTAAGGCACTTCGTGCTTCTTCTCGGTCGTCAAAATATCGTTTCTCATCTCCAGTTATTTGATAGTCCTCGTGTCCTTTGCCTGCGATCAATACTGCATCGTTGGGTCCAGCCGCGCGCACGGCTTTTCCAATCGCAAGGGAACGGTCCAATTCTATTTCGTATTCTTTTAGGTTTCCTAAATGCCCCGAGGCCATCCCACTGGTCACCAAGCCCGGTCTTATCATTTCGGCAATCGCTTCCGGTGATTCACCGCGAGGATTGTCATTGGTTACAACTGCACTGTCTGCACCAAGGCCCACTGCTTGTCCCATGGGCTCGCGCTTTTCAGTGTCTCGGTCACCACCGCAACCAAAGACGCAAAAAACATTTCCATTCGTAATTTCTCGAACAGCTGTAAGAGCCTTTTCCAAAGCGTCTGGTGTATGGGCGTAATCTACAACCACCAACGGTTCACCAACTTGATTCACTCTCTCAAGCCGGCCGGGCACCGCGTCCACACTTTCAATACCTTGGCGGATCACATCGTGGCTAAAACCGAGAGCTGCGCCAACACCTGCGGCTGCAAGAATATTTTCAACGTTGAAGCCACCAACCATGCGGCTATGAATGTTTAGGCTGTGCCCATCGATAGATACTTGAACTCGGGTGTCGTCGCGGCCCATCTCAATTTGCTCAGCAACGATTCGAGCTTGTGGATGACCTTTGACACTAAAGCCCCAAACGCCCTCGACGTTTAGCCCGGCTATGGTCGGGTCATCGAGGTTCAACACTGCCGCTCCGTTTTGCTTCAAACGCTCGTTAATCAAGATAGACTTAGCATCGAAGTATGCATTCATAGAGCCGTGATAATCTAAATGGTCTTGAGTTAAGTTTGTGAAAACACCAACGTCATACTGGACACCGCCGACTCGATCTTGCTCCAAGGCATGAGAACTCACTTCCATAACCACGCTGGCGACACCCTCCGTAGTCATCTGTGAAAGCATGGAGGACAGGTCAACAGATTGCGGCGTGGTAAGTCCGGTTTCGATGGTCTTGTTTAGATAACGTGCGCCGAGAGTTCCGATGACGCCAGGAGCCAGACCAGCTGCCTCAAGAATTCCTTCAACCAAATGGGCGACGGTGGTCTTACCGTTCGTCCCGGTAATCCCTATCATTTTAAGTTTTTGATCAGGGCGAGCGTAAAAATTATTGGCCGCAAGCGCCAGGGCTTTACGGGGATGCTTAGCGAGAATGTTCGTAACACCTGGTTGAGCAATGGGATCAGCGCTGAGAACAGCAACCGCGCCACGTGCAACCGCATCGTTTACATGCGCCTTGCCATCTCCCTGCGAACCCTTAAGTGCTGCAAACAAGAATCCATTTTTCACAGCTCTGGAATCATAAGCCAATCCAAGAACCTCCACGTCGGGGCCCTCCTGCTTAATATCCTGATCTATGAATAGAGAACTCACTTTCACCTCTTCGCTACCGTTGTCCCAATACAAGTCGTAATTTATCTACGTCCCCAAAACGTGTTCCAGCTCGTGGCTCTTGCTTCACAACCGCTCCAGATCCAACCAATTCAATATGGCTGTCTATTCCCAGCTCTTGATAACGCGCTAAAGATTGACGAGCGCTTAAACCTAAGAACGATGGAATGGTTCCAGAGCT from Deltaproteobacteria bacterium harbors:
- a CDS encoding UDP-N-acetylmuramate--L-alanine ligase, which codes for MFRGRAHRLHFVGIGGIGMSGIAEVLLNLGYEIHGSDMRKSSVTERLTSMGAVIHQDHAAENVSECDVVVTSTAVRADNPEVKEARRIGIPVIRRAEMLAELMRMKYGIAVAGTHGKTTTTSLCATILGEGGIDPTVVIGGRLKSISSNARLGEGEYLVAEADESDGSFLKLMPTIAVVTNIDPEHLDHWSGGLPEIVDAFVDFVNKVPFYGCSVVCLDHPTVQASLPRIEKRYLTYGLSPQADYCASNLETVNGQVSFDVVAHGEAMGRVTLNMIGQHNVQNALAAIAVADEVGVDFAVSIRALGTFEGIGRRFESKGEVGGIEVVDDYAHHPEELRATLGAAREAFDRRVVVAFQPHRYSRTQNLMDDFATCFNASDVLLLTDIYAASEDPIEGVTASALADVIRAHGHHDVSWVGSVADAGKALQERVQPGDLVITCGAGNIYQAGEMLLEELKKNVFKKEDE
- the murG gene encoding undecaprenyldiphospho-muramoylpentapeptide beta-N-acetylglucosaminyltransferase, whose translation is MMDVLIAGGGTGGHLFPGIALAQEVRRRDPNARIVFVGSPRGIEKHAVPKAGFDLRLIPVSGLRSKGLKERLLGLMRLPVAMVQAFWVVARFRPDVAVSCGGYAAGPAVLAARILGVPCIVMEQNAVPGVTNRILGKVAHRVISALPVKGFSPEKVRVLGNPVRSDLLRVRDTGYTLSETPQILLFGGSQGARALNEAMMELAPVLDQEGLNVRIVHQTGRLDYERVKEHYKTLGIERIEARQFIDDMATEYEAADLVICRAGATTIAELTVVGRPSILVPFPFAVDDHQTANALELENQGAALHLPQTELSAQKILELLKGFLADSDKLKTMAQASFDAGRPDAVSQIFDALKEEIKHV
- the ftsW gene encoding putative lipid II flippase FtsW, translating into MSQQLKLKEAPKIDLWLCGSVIALLTLGLVMVYSSSSAHAAKSFGDPEFFIRRQLMWCTLGLGGIALVLRVPTHIFSRRAGWFALFAVVLCAIVLIPGIGVKVGGARRWLDLGLARFQPSEFAKVALVILFAVVCSRRAARGDTDTKSLIVPFLFAQIPIALIYFEPDLGTAFVIEMVLLTMLLVAGLKIRVVAMVTLAIAPIVYHLIMGTHYRLRRVMGFIDPWAHRSDEGYQLTEALISIGSGGLTGLGLGQGKKQLFFLPEAHTDFIFAILAEELGLIGVVFFVTAFSILVFRSVRIAMKAPDLFRVFLATGITAMLAIPMLFNLAVVTGLVPTKGLPLPFMSSGGSNMLMALVCVGVLLRIHLETQDGHDIGGEHA
- the murD gene encoding UDP-N-acetylmuramoyl-L-alanine--D-glutamate ligase translates to MSLWKPSNSELAKLDEILGSLPGRRIGLLGLGVAGRAMAHYLVKQGANVVAADLRTELGQDENLSPNLTLRLGSMSESTFDDVEALVISPGAHPEQPAVQAVRASGRPVFGELELVGNLGAKVVAITGTNGKSTTTALIGRLIEGLGYSVFVGGNLGDPLSRFAASGESVDVLVLELSSFQLETAYRYRPDVSVVLNVTPDHGERYDDLEDYALTKANILASQTDEQVAVLSADDTRVEKMAQNTAAQVRWFSTGADLSNRDGLYLNNDTAQGSGKLSSELNLNLEHEKLFGRHNRENALAAFLAVDGLGLADHNWSGILKGYRGFGGLEHRLEWVREVDGVRFINDSKATNDEAAAVALRALPAPVVLLAGGRSKGGGYEALVQASKDKVTQVIAFGEAGDEIYERFSKEPLDTRQCTTMLEAVAGSLTGCTEGTTVVLAPACSSFDEFPNYTVRGQVFKQAVLALGEGAAR
- a CDS encoding phospho-N-acetylmuramoyl-pentapeptide-transferase; translated protein: MMLYHLFTAWADVIGPFRVFRYPSFRIPAAALTALVLMLWLFPRFIEFLRSQQHGVSNVREDTPEQHQVKRGTPTMGGVFILITLMVSTLLWADLSNIFVWAVLLVTAGFGAIGFIDDYRKVKKKDSKGLPGRKKLLYQVFVLGGLTAFLMAARAGYFGTPIELDTTVSLPFVSVKLFNPDIGWLYVPFAFLVVMGTSHAVNLTDGLDGLAIGPTVVSASTFMILAYIAGLVLGVNAGGTYVEFNAADYLNLVHIEGMGELAILCAAIAGAGIGFLWFNTFPASVFMGDVGSLALGGALGAIAVLTKNEFLSAIIHGVFLVEVLSVITQVASFKLTGKRVFRMAPIHHHFELKGWAEPKIIVRFWIASIILALVGLVTLKLR
- a CDS encoding UDP-N-acetylmuramoyl-tripeptide--D-alanyl-D-alanine ligase — translated: MQETIETNQWLLDELARATQAELRGGGLPAHIESVGTDTRSLPPRSLFVALRGENFDGHEFLQKALDSNCLALMVDKQGADAVHSLEGSPVPALVVDDTLFGYGELAAFHRRQMARPVAAVTGSNGKTTTKELMAAALNSRGPVHKTAGNFNNLIGVPKTILDWKNDAWAAVVEMGMNIPGEIERLTQIAAPDVAVITNVAGAHLEGLGSIEGVARAKGELFANLPPNAVGVVNLDDPMICSVCLPLLGTRPRLTFGKGRSADVRILEYISTKTGCIVRLSIQGHGFDFPVPLFGVHQASNIAAAVSVALALGSRPASIQAGLSGVAVPGGRCRVFMQSGRNMIDDSYNANPASMSAAFKTMEVLAGSNRRLAALGSMFELGDEAAVLHFQVGENAAKSGIDEVFALGPWAKDLAAGAQEAGARGYAFEEMNDLTGHLTQSLKDGEWLLVKGSRGMRMERVFDALDTEMTN
- a CDS encoding UDP-N-acetylmuramoyl-L-alanyl-D-glutamate--2,6-diaminopimelate ligase; this encodes MSSLFIDQDIKQEGPDVEVLGLAYDSRAVKNGFLFAALKGSQGDGKAHVNDAVARGAVAVLSADPIAQPGVTNILAKHPRKALALAANNFYARPDQKLKMIGITGTNGKTTVAHLVEGILEAAGLAPGVIGTLGARYLNKTIETGLTTPQSVDLSSMLSQMTTEGVASVVMEVSSHALEQDRVGGVQYDVGVFTNLTQDHLDYHGSMNAYFDAKSILINERLKQNGAAVLNLDDPTIAGLNVEGVWGFSVKGHPQARIVAEQIEMGRDDTRVQVSIDGHSLNIHSRMVGGFNVENILAAAGVGAALGFSHDVIRQGIESVDAVPGRLERVNQVGEPLVVVDYAHTPDALEKALTAVREITNGNVFCVFGCGGDRDTEKREPMGQAVGLGADSAVVTNDNPRGESPEAIAEMIRPGLVTSGMASGHLGNLKEYEIELDRSLAIGKAVRAAGPNDAVLIAGKGHEDYQITGDEKRYFDDREEARSALKARE